A region of Reichenbachiella carrageenanivorans DNA encodes the following proteins:
- a CDS encoding DUF1501 domain-containing protein, which yields MCHHHDIIRSGIKDLQEEEKKIDRRQFLTKTSLGLGAMALGSLLGVDKLYGATPSPITGNGIPGLPHFMPKAKRVVYLFQSGGPSQFETFDYKPKLATMFGQDLPSSVRGGQRLTGMSANQSSLPIAPSMYKFDQYGESRAWVSELMPHTAEVVDELCFIKSMHTDQINHDPAITFFQTGHQLPGRPSIGSWMSYGLGSDNNNLPSFIVLNSKNANGQPLYSRLWGNGFLPTQHQGVQFRSGADPVLFLNNPEGYDGKDRGEMLEYLKQMNEVQHSAYGDPEINARIAQYEMAYRMQASVPEITDMSDEPDHIYDMYGEDSRDPGTYAANCLMARRLLEKDVKFVQLYHRGWDQHLHLPSGISGQCKKTDQPTAALIKDLKQRGLLEDTLVIWGGEFGRTVYSQGKLSETNYGRDHHPRCFTMWMAGAGVKPGFTYGATDDFSYNITENPVSVHDFHATLMHLMGVDHERLTFKHQGRRFRLTDVHGHVVKDILS from the coding sequence ATGTGCCATCATCACGATATCATTCGGTCTGGAATAAAAGACCTGCAAGAAGAGGAAAAGAAGATCGACCGTAGACAATTTTTGACGAAGACTTCTCTGGGACTCGGCGCCATGGCGCTAGGTTCTTTGCTTGGCGTGGACAAGCTATATGGAGCTACGCCTTCACCCATTACTGGGAATGGTATTCCTGGCCTACCGCACTTCATGCCAAAGGCCAAACGAGTAGTTTACTTATTCCAAAGTGGAGGGCCTTCGCAGTTCGAAACCTTCGATTACAAACCCAAATTGGCTACCATGTTTGGTCAGGATTTGCCGAGTTCTGTTCGCGGCGGACAGCGTCTCACTGGCATGAGCGCCAATCAGTCTTCATTACCCATAGCACCGTCGATGTACAAATTCGATCAATATGGCGAAAGTCGTGCTTGGGTGAGTGAGCTTATGCCCCATACGGCGGAGGTGGTGGACGAACTTTGCTTCATCAAATCCATGCATACCGATCAGATCAATCACGATCCGGCCATTACCTTTTTTCAAACGGGACATCAACTGCCAGGTAGGCCGTCCATCGGTTCTTGGATGAGCTATGGCTTGGGCTCAGACAATAACAACCTCCCGTCGTTTATCGTGCTCAATTCTAAAAATGCCAACGGTCAGCCGCTTTATTCTCGCCTCTGGGGCAATGGCTTTTTACCTACTCAGCACCAAGGGGTACAGTTCAGATCCGGTGCCGATCCGGTTTTGTTTTTGAATAATCCCGAAGGCTATGATGGAAAAGACCGTGGTGAAATGCTGGAATACCTAAAGCAAATGAACGAAGTGCAGCACAGTGCCTACGGCGATCCAGAAATCAACGCACGTATCGCACAATATGAAATGGCCTATCGTATGCAGGCCTCTGTGCCTGAGATTACGGATATGTCGGACGAACCAGACCACATCTACGATATGTATGGTGAAGACAGTCGTGATCCTGGCACCTACGCCGCCAATTGCTTGATGGCCAGAAGGCTCTTAGAGAAGGATGTGAAATTCGTGCAGCTATATCACAGAGGCTGGGATCAGCACCTGCACCTGCCGAGCGGCATCAGTGGGCAGTGCAAAAAAACAGACCAACCAACAGCCGCATTGATCAAAGACCTGAAGCAAAGAGGACTACTGGAAGATACGCTTGTGATTTGGGGAGGAGAGTTCGGACGTACGGTGTACTCGCAAGGTAAATTGTCCGAAACCAATTACGGACGCGATCATCATCCACGATGCTTTACCATGTGGATGGCCGGGGCAGGAGTAAAGCCCGGTTTTACCTATGGTGCCACCGATGATTTCAGTTACAACATCACAGAAAATCCAGTGTCGGTACATGACTTCCATGCTACATTGATGCATCTGATGGGAGTAGATCACGAGCGGTTGACCTTCAAGCATCAGGGAAGACGCTTTCGCTTGACAGATGTGCATGGGCATGTAGTGAAAGATATTTTGAGTTGA